A single genomic interval of Lewinellaceae bacterium harbors:
- a CDS encoding outer membrane beta-barrel protein codes for MQDNNPKEFDEQFIDQAWLEMKQLLDKEMPVQPKRRVAGWLWLLAGLLLLFMLAGSGYCLFRSSDNPEPAASLSYPNASLDNNNRAETQGKNKGLPSEPEAGSRIHKTSHGSKPNVAPLKSSGKNASQKGLSSPSLFTPPLQPDEGDKEDWKGSGSQVFEKENARDNTVDARNKKAAPSAEQKPWVILPALPSEQISCLSPPAEEERPEGLPGPILSRRPGMLRLAVEGGAFFLGRSVPDGLSAGLALEARPPGKRFYWRAGAFLRWYEHELNPAGNELLLENSFSKDPQPDGSFVNRASKLVAGATINNSRYIQFPLLAGYQWKPRLAVEAGIQAGFLLNSDATSKWELVNEASSPGNPGSENNTIYQFKKGARSYNLNGTSLDAVAALAFRSSGRSSLRLSYQYGLTDILSSPRDKAYLRGLQLSLAWRLL; via the coding sequence ATGCAGGATAATAACCCGAAAGAATTCGACGAGCAGTTCATAGACCAGGCATGGTTGGAGATGAAGCAACTCCTGGACAAGGAAATGCCGGTGCAACCCAAACGGCGGGTTGCCGGGTGGTTGTGGCTTCTGGCTGGGTTGCTCTTGCTCTTTATGCTGGCAGGAAGTGGTTATTGCCTCTTCCGCAGCAGCGACAACCCCGAGCCAGCCGCTTCCCTTTCTTACCCCAATGCCAGCCTGGATAATAATAACAGGGCTGAAACACAAGGGAAAAACAAGGGGCTGCCTTCAGAACCGGAAGCCGGTAGCCGCATCCACAAAACAAGCCATGGTTCGAAACCCAATGTTGCTCCCCTGAAATCTAGCGGCAAAAACGCAAGCCAGAAAGGACTGTCTTCGCCTTCGCTGTTTACGCCGCCCCTTCAACCGGATGAGGGCGATAAAGAAGATTGGAAAGGCTCAGGCAGCCAGGTTTTCGAAAAGGAGAATGCCCGGGACAACACGGTTGATGCGCGGAATAAAAAAGCAGCTCCTTCGGCAGAGCAAAAGCCCTGGGTTATCCTGCCTGCCCTTCCATCGGAACAAATATCCTGCCTTTCGCCTCCAGCTGAGGAAGAACGGCCTGAAGGATTGCCTGGCCCTATCCTTTCCCGGCGGCCTGGCATGCTGAGGCTGGCAGTAGAAGGAGGCGCCTTTTTTCTCGGACGCTCCGTTCCGGATGGCCTCAGCGCGGGGCTGGCGCTGGAAGCCCGCCCCCCGGGAAAGCGCTTTTACTGGCGGGCAGGCGCTTTTCTGCGTTGGTACGAACACGAACTTAATCCGGCAGGAAACGAGCTGCTCCTGGAAAATTCTTTTTCCAAAGACCCTCAGCCCGATGGCAGTTTTGTCAACCGGGCCAGCAAACTGGTGGCCGGCGCAACCATCAACAATTCCCGCTACATTCAATTTCCTTTATTAGCTGGTTATCAATGGAAACCACGCCTGGCCGTAGAGGCTGGCATTCAGGCTGGTTTTTTGCTCAACAGTGATGCAACAAGCAAGTGGGAACTGGTCAACGAGGCCAGCAGCCCCGGAAACCCCGGTTCGGAAAACAACACCATCTACCAATTCAAAAAGGGTGCCCGCAGTTACAACCTGAACGGCACCTCCCTGGATGCCGTTGCGGCCCTGGCCTTTCGCTCCAGTGGGCGAAGCAGCCTGCGGCTGTCCTATCAATACGGCCTTACCGACATTTTGAGCAGCCCCAGGGATAAGGCCTATCTCCGGGGCCTGCAGTTGTCGCTGGCCTGGCGCCTCCTGTAG
- a CDS encoding sigma-70 family RNA polymerase sigma factor codes for MGRGPEQYSDRDLVEGCLKNDRFSQEMLYRKYFPAMMRMIQRYTQDREAAMDILNTGFLRVFKKLDTFAFSGSLEGWIRRLIFHSLSDYFKKHSRQVYFLELEDRDAPLKEGALSKLYFEDILKLVEMLPDATREVFYLYAIEGYTHVEIAKKANISVGTSKWHLSNARKKLKQLIRTHYNHAG; via the coding sequence ATGGGGCGCGGGCCGGAACAATATTCTGATCGGGATTTGGTGGAAGGGTGCCTGAAAAACGACCGCTTTTCCCAGGAAATGCTTTATCGCAAGTACTTCCCGGCGATGATGCGGATGATCCAGCGCTATACCCAGGACCGGGAAGCAGCCATGGACATCCTCAATACGGGTTTTTTGCGGGTATTCAAAAAACTCGACACCTTCGCTTTCAGCGGTTCGCTGGAAGGGTGGATTCGGCGGTTGATCTTTCATAGTTTATCCGATTACTTCAAGAAGCATTCCAGGCAGGTTTACTTCCTGGAACTCGAAGACCGGGACGCTCCGCTGAAAGAGGGGGCGCTGAGCAAGTTGTATTTTGAAGACATACTCAAACTGGTGGAAATGCTGCCCGATGCCACCCGGGAGGTGTTCTATCTCTATGCTATTGAAGGATACACCCACGTGGAGATCGCCAAAAAGGCCAATATCAGCGTCGGCACCTCAAAGTGGCATTTGTCAAATGCAAGGAAGAAACTGAAGCAATTAATTCGCACACATTACAATCATGCAGGATAA
- a CDS encoding T9SS type A sorting domain-containing protein yields the protein MKIKIFLSLQLFLLMAAAALGQLTIRVTDIPANTPPQDDIYIAGNFNGWDSGNSAYILENQRGEVYEISFSPNPGTLMFKFTRGSWETVEGNASGGFLPDRSYNYSGGAETLELQILSWEAQDVPPSSGYSVLSEDFFMPQLNRSRRIWLYLPPDYQNSGRDYPVLYMQDGQNVFDASTSFSGEWQVDEALNQLFDEGDEGVIVVAIDNGGGSRIGEYTPWPNPNYGGGQGDAYVDFIVETLKPFIDENYRTKPGREFTGIMGSSLGGLISFYAAIEHQDVFSKAGVFSASFWFADEVYTHVANTGKEADMRIYMIAGVQEGTPADYGEQVADMNAMYNTLLSAGFSADEVRAIAHPDGQHSEWYWAREFPAAYQWLYRENTTGQEEKNWEKPLLKAFPNPSDTNFHLITTAPLVHAEYEVLSMDGRIVQQRKPLNGKGASLENLKAGLYFLRAYSDGELAGVVKLVRQ from the coding sequence ATGAAAATTAAAATCTTTTTGAGCCTGCAACTATTCCTGTTGATGGCCGCCGCTGCCCTCGGGCAGTTGACCATCCGGGTGACGGACATTCCCGCCAATACGCCTCCGCAAGACGATATCTACATCGCCGGCAATTTCAACGGGTGGGATTCCGGCAACAGCGCCTACATCCTGGAAAACCAGAGAGGAGAGGTTTATGAAATCAGCTTTTCGCCAAATCCGGGCACGCTGATGTTCAAATTCACCCGGGGCAGCTGGGAAACGGTGGAAGGCAATGCCAGCGGCGGCTTTTTGCCCGACCGTTCTTACAACTATTCCGGCGGGGCCGAAACCCTGGAATTGCAGATTCTCAGTTGGGAAGCCCAGGATGTTCCGCCTTCTTCGGGTTATTCTGTCCTCTCAGAGGATTTTTTCATGCCCCAACTCAACCGAAGCCGCCGCATCTGGCTCTACCTGCCACCCGATTACCAGAATTCTGGAAGAGATTACCCGGTGCTCTACATGCAGGATGGGCAAAATGTCTTCGACGCCTCTACTTCTTTTTCAGGAGAATGGCAGGTCGATGAAGCGTTGAACCAATTATTTGACGAGGGGGATGAAGGAGTGATCGTGGTGGCTATTGACAACGGCGGCGGCAGCCGGATCGGCGAATACACGCCATGGCCGAATCCGAATTACGGCGGCGGCCAGGGCGATGCCTACGTCGACTTTATCGTGGAAACGTTGAAGCCTTTTATAGATGAGAATTACCGGACTAAGCCGGGGCGGGAGTTTACGGGCATTATGGGCTCTTCGCTGGGCGGATTGATCTCCTTCTACGCCGCCATTGAGCACCAGGATGTTTTCAGCAAAGCCGGCGTCTTTTCCGCTTCGTTTTGGTTTGCTGATGAGGTTTATACCCATGTAGCCAATACGGGAAAAGAGGCCGATATGCGGATTTACATGATCGCCGGAGTACAAGAGGGCACTCCCGCCGATTATGGAGAGCAGGTCGCCGATATGAACGCCATGTACAACACCTTGCTCAGCGCCGGCTTCTCTGCAGATGAGGTCAGAGCCATAGCCCATCCGGATGGCCAGCATAGCGAGTGGTACTGGGCGCGGGAATTTCCGGCGGCTTACCAGTGGCTGTACCGGGAGAACACAACCGGGCAGGAGGAAAAAAATTGGGAAAAGCCCTTGTTGAAAGCTTTTCCCAATCCGTCCGACACCAATTTTCACCTGATAACTACGGCTCCGCTTGTTCATGCAGAATATGAAGTATTAAGCATGGACGGAAGGATTGTTCAACAAAGAAAGCCGCTTAACGGGAAGGGCGCTTCGCTGGAAAACCTGAAAGCCGGGCTCTATTTTCTGAGAGCCTACAGCGACGGAGAATTGGCGGGAGTAGTAAAACTGGTGCGGCAATAA
- a CDS encoding cold shock domain-containing protein: MFRKILSFFTSKGHQERKGKVKFFNRKRGYGFIEPENLEDDVFVHVTSLEDQISKGDRVAFEIEASSKGLEARNVRLVDA, encoded by the coding sequence ATGTTCAGAAAAATTTTAAGCTTTTTTACAAGCAAAGGCCACCAGGAGAGAAAAGGAAAGGTGAAGTTCTTTAACCGAAAAAGAGGTTATGGGTTCATCGAGCCTGAAAACCTGGAGGATGACGTCTTCGTGCATGTGACCAGCCTGGAAGACCAGATCAGCAAAGGCGACCGGGTTGCCTTCGAGATCGAGGCGAGTTCTAAAGGACTGGAAGCCAGGAATGTGCGGCTTGTAGACGCCTGA